The window TGTTGGAGCTGTAGAAAATTCGGATAAGTGCactatatttatttattagttaGTATTAGATATTGAATTCTTCGGACTAATTAATCTTGGGAATAATGAATTCAGTCATacgaaatttttttattagttatCACGATAATTTCAGAAATATTCATAACGGAAGTCTAAATTTATTATTATACTAGAGAAAAATATGTTATAATAAATCTAACAGAAAATcaaatcataaatatttaaaagacTATATATAAATGAGGTAGCCCGCGGCTACGATAAATGCTAACTTACAGATGATCTGAAGATCTGAACCAACAGATggaccgaaccaagtaaccatgtACAATTCACGCCAATTGGAACGCGCCAATTCGCGGATTTTGCTTTTCGTAAAGTCCGCGTATAGCGGGCGCCGCGAGATGGATCGTCGATCCGCTCACCATCGTTTCCGCCAATGAGCATCGAAAGTGACTAATCGAACGGACAGAACACAAATTAGTCTCGTCCCACGGATCGCCTTCCATCCAACAGTTCAGTTTGCGTTCGTCGTTATATATGCGAACCGATTCAGACCATCCGACACGCGTTCCGCATCCTTGTCCCAAATCGATTACAACTCAGAATCAGATCGATTATGTCGGGCCGCGGAAAGGGAGGCAAAGGGTTGGGGAAGGGCGGCGCCAAGCGCCACCGCAAGGTCCTCCGCGATAACATCCAGGGCATCACCAAGCCCGCCATCCGCCGCCTGGCGAGGAGGGGAGGCGTCAAGCGCATCTCCGGCCTCATCTACGAGGAGACCCGGGGTGTCCTTAAGATTTTTCTCGAGAACGTCATCCGTGACGCCGTCACCTATACTGAGCATGCCCGCCGCAAAACTGTCACTGCCATGGATGTCGTCTACGCCCTCAAGCGCCAAGGCCGCACTCTCTACGGCTTCGGCGGCTAAACGTCAATATGGCACAAAGGTAGTGCCTGATAGAATTGTAATCACAATCTATCAGTGTTAGATACAAAAATTTGAATATGTCCGTTGCTGAACTTCATCACATTGCCTCCTGTGGAAATCCAAGCATTTGTGTCGCTTTATCCCATCATGCAGATGCGCCCCTACATCCCTACTGTGTTCAAGTGGCGAACATAGGGTTACGAATTGAAGGTGGCAATGTatttacttttcttttattttttttttggtaatgcATGTATCAGTTCATCGTATTAATCGGGGATGTGATTGATCCGGTCTCAAAATAAAGTTTCTTATGGACTATCAGGTAAACTGCAGATGAGTTTTAGTGGATATTTTAGGAGTGGAATTCACATCCTCAGTGCCTAATTCTATGATTAGATGGGGGAGGAGTTTCATTACTGGGAAGGGAAGGAAGGGGAATTTTTTTATATTCTAAATTAGGGGTAAGAAAATAAGAGATATGGAAGGATAAAATTTTCCTGTCTCTCATTTCCTTGTTTTTTTCTCCTCAATTTTAAACGTAATTAAGTCTCTTTGGGGTGGTTTATCGATCAGCGTATTAGTTACTGTCAACTTAATTTAGGATttgaatttaaatattatttttcatgtgttaatcattattttaaaaattagttgttatttatgattttttttatatttactttgCGATGAGTTGATGGAGGTATTAGGGAGGAGTATAGTTatctttttaaataaaattaaaagttatttttgttTACTTCTTTTATCTTCTCAAAAGTCTGTAAAATGCTTGTCTTCCTTTTGTGTGTTAATTTTGGAGATGGATTAGAGGCATTAAAATTgtcttttttttaatatataagaAACTTGTCtcattatttgttattattttgatCAAATAGTAAGTTATTATACAATGAAGGAATTGATGTGTGTTTTTCAAAGATTGGGATGAGAGTGTGGTAAATGGTTTTTTTTTGTGTTAATTAGTATTTTAAAGATGAGTAGTTGTttgtgatttatttttttttttttttgttgattttaGGACGGGTTGATAAGGATATTGAGAGTTAATCTATTATGATAGATGAATCTGGATTGATCATTTTGCTTTCTAAGCAAAGATATAAAAGGATATCTTTAATGGTAACAACAATAGTAagagttttaaattagtttttttttataatttcaataTGCACATTAATAATATGAATGCttattaaaatgtttttaataattaaaactttaaataatttttttaatcacaTTTATAGCATGAGTAATGATTTTATACATATTATATTAATgttaagataaaagaataagtttaaatttttattactaCTCTTCAACTACAAaacttatttttataattatttaagagttttatttaattttttaaattttataaaccaatgtaagatgttttaaaaaatgatttataGAGTTGAAAAGAGTGTAGATTCTTTATTTACTTTCTCTAGAGTTCATATAGTTGTTAGAATATCTCTTTAAGTATTTATATAGTTGTTAGAAGAGTATTTTTTATATCAGAGGgtatatttttctttatctttctggTATGAATTAGTAAAATGATCAAATTCGACATGTATGTTGGTTGTCTCTTTATTTACTAAAGACCATAGGTTTAAAAGAGGATATTATATCTTTTTATTCATTCAGTTCCACTTATTTTGGAATATTTCTAGTCATTGTTAGcatcttcttaaaaaaaaaatgatctcATTAATAAGGTAGTTATGTTGTCTCTTTATTCACATGTTCTCGTATTTTCAATGGAATCATGTAAGGTGTGGGCCTAattcaaggatgaagaaatgaAGCCAATGTTGAGTGACCTTGTGGACAGACAAAGTCGAGGTCGAAGTAAGGAGGATATTGTGTTAGATCGATAAGAcgttagagagagagagaaggggggggggggggggggcgggggGGGGGAAtaatgtttttttgttttttccaaAAGTCGAGAGTGCATCGcggataaaaatattaaaaaaaagaagCTAGAAAGAAAGAGACAAGTACGCTCTAATACAAttaattttttacttgattcgaaatcttcgttgactcctactctaaagtccgtactcgttgagtgcttcgttggacaattcactaataattcgaaatgtTACAAAATTGAAGTACAAGAATTATAAGAAAATGTTACCGACAATAGAGAAAATGAATAGAGCTTGATCATCGGTTGTCGGAGGAGTGTTACAACGTCGTAGGAGCTTTTTCAAAGCAGCGCACAGGAATGAAAGTCATAGCACTTGATGTTCTGAAGCTGTTGGTCCAAGGCTACTTTTATAGTCCCATCTGGGCGCTTGGATCCCCTCCATGGCACTTGGACTTGTGCTGATGTGGcgagctctcgtcgaaacttcattTGCGAAGTTTATCCACCTTCGGGCGTTTGGACCGTTGATGTGGATTAAGCCAGTCGTTGCCCTTCAACTTAGCTTTTGGATGAATTTTctggtctgggtgcctggatcAGCTCCGGATGCTTGGATTGCCCGGGTGCCTGGATCAGCTCCGGATGCTTGGATTGCCCGGGTGCCTGGACCTGCTTTGGATGCCCGGACCGCTCGAGTGCCTTGCTAGGCACCTGCCCGGTGAAgcgggtccgggcgcctggatcaatTTTGGGCGATCGGAGTCTGGATGCCCAAATCCCTTCCGGATGCCCGTAGCAATCTTTTTCAGCTTTCACTTTCCTGTAAAAAAGAGTTAGTTCAAACAACCAAAATATGTTTATctcgcaaaacaaagttagtacaataaaatagTAGTAATAATTAGATCTCGTCTCCTTGAGATTACGATATAGTCCAGGTCtaagcttaggtttcccaaatggacctaagctggaccgacgTCTATTGTCCCCTCAACCAGGAAcgtgtcctcactagatctcttcttcagttgcttaccttttactTACAAACTACAGTCGCTTGACTTGTTTTTGACCCATGAGGTTTTCCCGTCAGTTGTTAGGTCTCGCGGACCCAATTGGATTTCAGCCGGTTGTCAGGTTCCatggacccaaccggacttcctgccaaatatcgggtcccgcagacctatctggacttcatactaGCTATCGGGTCCTAGGGACCTAActggattttagcctggtgttaGGTCCTCTAGACCCGTCAGCTCCTGCACACTTGTTAAAGAAATTAGACcgcaaacactctaactttaatccacttgtcattgaTTAAAAtgtgagttagatcattagtgcaaataacactaataatctctcctttttgatgcaataacagcctgggttaaagttagaaaaaatttaatattgaaagACAATACGTAAAATGCAAATAAATAATCTAAGttagttttgaatttgatttacttGATCAAGTTTGTTTGTTCTTTTTCTATATTAACTCTTATTCTCTCTTTTTAGTATTCATCAAAAACTATGGTAAGAGAAAGACATGCATAATATGAGATAAGTAATTCCAGACattaatgtagaaaataaataatacatAAGAACAAAATGTAAAGGAAGTAAGTAGCTAAATAAAGCAGACATAATACCATGTGAACAGTCAAGGTGCAACATAAAATATACATCTAAAACCAGTCAATATAAGGACGGAAGAAAATGCAGCTAAGATGATCTACTAAGAAGCTGATGAAGAACGACCCGAGCTTCCAGAGTGAAACATATCCATCAACTCAATATGGCGAATTCTCTCCTTCTCCCGAAGACTGGAAAGGTCCTATCGAAGACTGGAGACCTCTTGTTAAAGACTCATCATAGATTCCTCAAGTCTGGTAACTTTGTCGTCTAGAGTAGGAGGGACTGGAGGTGGAGGCAGTCCAAAAAGATCAGCAATGATATCATGTATCTCTGCCTCCTCTCCTGGAGTTGGGTCAGGCTGAGGTTGGGCAGCATGGTCAGTCTGATGTTGAGTCTCTCTCCTCTAAGATAGGATACTCTGATCATCTATATGGATACTAACTAAGGATAGGTTCCTAGCTTCTACTCTGTCAAACTCATTTAGGACTCTTACATCACTCGTGGTGACATCAAGACCTAATGATTCTAAGTAGGAggtcaaaaatataataataaggcAAACTGATGTATGAAATATATGCAAACTGATGTCTATATCTAACATCTGACATAATTCATAAAGAATGAATGAATGAAATGGATGCATCATGGCTACATCTTGGGTAGTCAGAGACAGATTGCACATCACTAGGACCCTATAGAGAACATAGTCCTGGATCCTAAGAGTGACATATTTAAACTGGGTCACAGTAGGTATgcgcacccccccccccccccccacacacacacaaCCGAATATATCATATCGAGAGTGATATGTGAATAAGGATAACGAAATAGTAGATTCCTAGGGGGGTAGCACAAAAAAGGGCATGCAAATGGTCATATTCCTAAAAAGTCTCTAATGATCGTAGGAGATAGCGTAAT is drawn from Zingiber officinale cultivar Zhangliang chromosome 1B, Zo_v1.1, whole genome shotgun sequence and contains these coding sequences:
- the LOC122051333 gene encoding histone H4, which gives rise to MSGRGKGGKGLGKGGAKRHRKVLRDNIQGITKPAIRRLARRGGVKRISGLIYEETRGVLKIFLENVIRDAVTYTEHARRKTVTAMDVVYALKRQGRTLYGFGG